The Verrucomicrobiia bacterium genome contains the following window.
TGGATGGGATTTTACCTGGCCTTCGGCGCGGGTCTCGATGGCATCACTTACCCGACCGAGTTCACGCGCAATGAGGCGATAAAAATCGCGCCCTGGCTTGAACCCAAAACCCACGTCGTGCGAAACGGATTTGATGTGCATTACTTCGGCGAGGAACAACGGCTGGCCGCCCGCCGCGCCGCCCGCGCCGAATTGCAAATCCCGCCCGACGCCTTTTTGGTCGGCAATGGCGGATGGCTCATCCGAAGCAAACGCTTCGACGTGTTCTTGAAAACCGCCCGGCATGTTCTCAACCAAATTCCCAATGCGCTCTTTCACATCTGCGGCGGTGGTCCTGAAGAAACTCATCTGCGCGAACTCGCCCGCCAAAGCGGCATCGCCAGCCAAGTTCATTTCGCCGGCTGGGTGAAAAATATGACGCCTTACTATCAGGCGTGGGACGTGCAACTTTTCAATACCGATTTCGACGCGCTCGGCTGCACGCCGCTGGAGGCCGCGAGTCACGGCTGCCTGTGTGTGGCTTCCTGCACCTACGGCGGACTTTGGGAATTCATCAAGGACGGTCGCACCGGATTCATCATCGAGCAGCATGACGAATTCAGGCTGGCCGATGCCATCGCGCGGCTCGCGCGCAATCCCGGGCTCGCCTTGCAGATCCGCCAGCGCGCCGCGCGTTT
Protein-coding sequences here:
- a CDS encoding glycosyltransferase family 4 protein, whose translation is MTATEPPAVRPMASGDAIPAPRRDSPIGVFLQCTNLGGMERVAYSLFDRLAARGFDLRIATPRPWGLGEPLVKRVDAGAEAFDYRGKFGWRSFRHFHQRTKVVGENCDCLWVIGTCASCLAAARMTGRPALLSHHYAHFENRASWLRWMGFYLAFGAGLDGITYPTEFTRNEAIKIAPWLEPKTHVVRNGFDVHYFGEEQRLAARRAARAELQIPPDAFLVGNGGWLIRSKRFDVFLKTARHVLNQIPNALFHICGGGPEETHLRELARQSGIASQVHFAGWVKNMTPYYQAWDVQLFNTDFDALGCTPLEAASHGCLCVASCTYGGLWEFIKDGRTGFIIEQHDEFRLADAIARLARNPGLALQIRQRAARLLQRKFNHESALKFYENYFQAHTADRRQTAS